One window of the Chryseobacterium camelliae genome contains the following:
- the sufD gene encoding Fe-S cluster assembly protein SufD: MALKEQITENHNEFLESLRHRFLDEDRKAALERFEKKGFPSKKNEEYKYTNLKEIIEKGYNFFPKESHTITKEQLDQLHLGEENFDWITFVNGKLSKELSKVSIENVEFLSFNYALNDEKYRDVFDQYFNTIASKDSAFTNLNQAYCKYGFFLKVPKNVVIEKPIHVFYISQNQEENTFYNTRNLLIVEDGAKVEIIESHHNFDASYVFTNSVTEIFTYPNAKADWHKLQNDNDTSYLVDSTFARQEKDSLTTVNTFSFGGKLVRNNLDFIHNGSNINSFMNGITIIGKDQLVDHHTAVHHNFPNCESYQNYKGIFDGKSHGVFNGKVFVDKEAQKTNAYQQNNNVLLSEGAAIDTKPQLEIFADDVKCSHGCTVGQLNEDALFYLRARGISKKEAQALLLYAFANDAMQNIDIEPLKEKISKLLVEKLEVDIEF, encoded by the coding sequence ATGGCATTAAAAGAACAGATTACAGAAAACCACAATGAATTTTTGGAAAGTCTTCGTCACAGATTCCTTGATGAGGACCGGAAAGCAGCGCTTGAGAGATTCGAAAAAAAAGGTTTTCCATCCAAGAAAAACGAAGAATACAAATATACCAACCTAAAGGAGATTATTGAAAAAGGATATAACTTTTTCCCGAAAGAATCCCATACCATCACCAAAGAACAGCTGGACCAGCTGCACCTGGGAGAAGAGAATTTCGACTGGATTACCTTCGTTAACGGTAAACTGAGTAAGGAACTTTCAAAAGTTTCCATTGAAAATGTGGAATTCCTTTCGTTCAATTATGCGCTGAATGATGAAAAGTACCGGGATGTCTTCGATCAGTATTTCAACACGATTGCTTCTAAAGATTCTGCATTCACCAACCTGAACCAGGCCTACTGCAAATACGGATTTTTCCTTAAAGTCCCTAAAAATGTAGTGATCGAGAAGCCTATCCATGTGTTTTACATCTCCCAGAACCAGGAGGAGAATACGTTTTACAATACCCGGAACCTGCTGATCGTTGAGGACGGTGCTAAAGTGGAGATCATAGAAAGCCATCATAACTTCGATGCCTCTTATGTATTTACCAATTCCGTAACGGAAATTTTCACGTATCCGAATGCGAAAGCTGACTGGCATAAACTACAGAATGATAACGATACTTCCTATCTTGTCGACAGTACTTTTGCCAGGCAGGAAAAAGACAGCTTAACTACAGTGAATACGTTTTCATTTGGGGGTAAACTGGTCAGGAACAACCTGGATTTCATCCATAACGGATCCAACATCAATTCGTTCATGAACGGGATCACCATTATCGGTAAAGATCAGCTCGTTGACCACCATACTGCCGTTCATCATAATTTCCCGAACTGCGAAAGCTACCAGAATTACAAAGGGATTTTCGACGGCAAATCGCATGGCGTATTCAACGGAAAAGTTTTTGTAGACAAAGAAGCCCAGAAAACCAATGCTTACCAGCAGAACAACAATGTATTGCTGAGCGAAGGAGCAGCTATCGATACCAAACCTCAGCTTGAAATCTTTGCTGACGATGTTAAATGTTCTCACGGATGTACCGTAGGGCAGCTGAATGAAGATGCATTATTCTACCTGAGAGCAAGGGGAATCTCTAAGAAAGAAGCTCAGGCGCTGCTTCTGTATGCATTCGCCAATGATGCCATGCAGAACATTGACATTGAGCCCCTGAAAGAAAAAATCTCCAAACTCCTGGTTGAAAAGCTGGAAGTGGATATAGAATTTTAA
- a CDS encoding DUF3078 domain-containing protein produces the protein MRKLVFAIAVSLGIYVHAQEEKTDEQPVSDTVKHWSVLGKNTLMVNQTAFSKWVGGGANNVGWLAGANYNLTYEKDKDLWENIIILDYGQNNTKGVGTRKTQDVINISTNYGRKFSKSWYMSAGAGLQTQFSAGYEDGNNPEAKKISNFMAPGYLNLGLGITYRPDDNITVNLRPTNARWTLVLDKDLQTAGTYGLKEDGDTSLLQFGFLGTALYKLKIMENINLTNTASIFSNYLDHPERLVLAYGAILNMKVNKYISTNITVDVLYDHNQIQKTQLKQTLGIGFAYTVDNGVKRSGRQDSQWWIKK, from the coding sequence ATGAGAAAACTTGTATTCGCGATTGCTGTTTCTTTGGGAATATATGTTCATGCTCAGGAAGAAAAAACTGATGAGCAGCCGGTATCTGATACGGTAAAACATTGGTCTGTCCTCGGGAAAAATACTTTAATGGTTAACCAGACTGCTTTTTCAAAGTGGGTAGGAGGGGGAGCCAATAATGTGGGCTGGCTTGCCGGAGCTAATTACAACCTCACGTATGAAAAAGATAAAGACCTCTGGGAAAACATCATTATTTTGGATTATGGGCAGAATAATACCAAAGGTGTAGGAACACGGAAAACCCAGGATGTCATCAACATATCCACGAACTACGGAAGGAAGTTTTCCAAGAGCTGGTATATGTCAGCAGGTGCAGGATTGCAGACCCAGTTCTCTGCCGGTTATGAAGATGGAAACAATCCAGAAGCGAAAAAAATCTCTAATTTCATGGCTCCCGGCTACCTGAACTTAGGTCTCGGGATCACCTACAGGCCGGATGACAATATTACCGTCAACCTGAGGCCTACCAATGCCAGATGGACCCTGGTGCTGGACAAGGATCTTCAGACCGCTGGAACATACGGTCTCAAAGAAGATGGCGATACTTCGCTGTTGCAGTTCGGTTTCCTGGGAACAGCCCTGTACAAGCTGAAAATCATGGAAAATATTAACCTTACCAATACGGCCTCTATATTTTCCAATTACCTGGACCATCCGGAAAGATTGGTTCTTGCCTATGGTGCGATCCTCAATATGAAGGTGAACAAATATATTTCTACCAATATAACTGTAGATGTACTATATGACCACAACCAGATCCAGAAAACCCAACTGAAACAGACGCTAGGAATAGGATTTGCCTATACGGTGGATAACGGTGTGAAACGCTCCGGCCGTCAGGATAGTCAGTGGTGGATTAAAAAATAA
- a CDS encoding rhomboid family intramembrane serine protease, whose translation MLKNVISRKAVIHPLLMLAAMWLGYLLQMAGFFENCFGAIIPLLPEGLLGVITSPLLHGNLDHIIGNSIPIAILMFLLYQFYPLVANKVFVIGWLATGLLLWLLPPVDILTGEYMYTCTIGASGIVYVLAFFLFFSGVFRWNVKLLTISLVVVLYYGSLIWGMFPEELFYNLQAPSKISWQAHLAGAIVGSIIAFAFKNVGEKKKKYIWEFPNYYSERDDKLWQEYKDNHPEDFSELPYKKKDDIWDHLDELRKK comes from the coding sequence ATGCTAAAAAATGTAATTTCCAGAAAAGCTGTCATCCATCCCTTATTGATGCTGGCTGCCATGTGGCTGGGTTACCTGCTGCAGATGGCGGGCTTTTTTGAAAATTGCTTCGGAGCCATCATTCCACTGCTGCCGGAAGGACTGCTGGGTGTTATTACCTCGCCTTTGCTGCATGGTAACCTGGATCATATTATCGGCAATTCTATCCCGATAGCGATCCTGATGTTCCTGTTATACCAGTTTTATCCATTGGTTGCCAATAAGGTTTTTGTCATCGGCTGGCTGGCTACAGGGCTTTTATTATGGCTTCTTCCTCCTGTAGATATCCTTACCGGAGAATACATGTATACCTGCACGATCGGAGCCAGCGGCATTGTTTATGTCCTTGCCTTTTTCCTTTTTTTCAGCGGGGTATTCCGGTGGAATGTCAAGCTTCTTACCATTTCGCTTGTAGTGGTTTTATATTATGGGAGCCTTATATGGGGGATGTTTCCTGAAGAATTGTTTTATAACCTTCAGGCACCAAGCAAAATTTCCTGGCAGGCCCACCTTGCAGGGGCTATTGTAGGAAGCATCATCGCTTTTGCCTTTAAAAACGTGGGAGAAAAGAAGAAAAAATACATCTGGGAATTCCCCAATTATTACAGTGAAAGAGATGATAAGCTCTGGCAGGAATACAAGGACAACCATCCTGAAGATTTTTCTGAACTGCCCTACAAGAAAAAAGACGATATCTGGGATCATCTGGACGAATTAAGAAAGAAATAA
- the dprA gene encoding DNA-processing protein DprA, with protein sequence MISEEHLYAIALRECSLIGDINFSKLIRAFGSAKLAWEKAARELGAADGIGRKAVADIGNTDYLRFAEKEIAFCENNNITIKLRHLRDLPPLLNECDDAPAVLYQKGEFDHALKTVSIVGTRNITSYGKSFISTFFEETQSCRYCSVSGLALGADKEVHEQSLNFAIPTIAVLAHGFHTLYPSKNRKLSERILDHGGALITEFNSSRKPDRENFIQRNRIIAGLSPATVVVETAFGGGSVSTATFANQYNRDVFALPGKITDPYSQGCNQLIFQHKASAISTVKDLIDQLGLNRPEERMEELFPYSALTVQLTEIQELIYGCIKEHQPISLDDMAASTELPAYRILPVILELELLGKIKTLSGRQFTAI encoded by the coding sequence ATGATTTCTGAAGAACACCTATATGCCATCGCGCTCCGCGAGTGCAGCCTCATTGGCGACATCAATTTCAGCAAGCTCATTAGAGCCTTCGGCAGTGCAAAACTTGCCTGGGAAAAAGCAGCCCGCGAGTTGGGAGCGGCAGACGGAATCGGACGTAAGGCAGTGGCAGATATCGGCAATACAGACTACCTCAGGTTCGCAGAGAAAGAAATTGCATTCTGCGAAAACAACAACATTACGATCAAATTAAGGCACCTCCGTGATCTTCCTCCGCTGCTGAATGAATGTGATGATGCACCGGCTGTACTGTACCAGAAAGGAGAATTTGATCACGCTTTGAAAACGGTGAGTATCGTTGGAACCCGGAATATAACGTCTTACGGCAAATCTTTTATAAGCACTTTTTTTGAGGAGACCCAATCATGCAGATACTGTTCTGTAAGCGGCCTTGCCTTAGGAGCAGACAAAGAAGTCCATGAGCAGTCGCTGAACTTTGCTATCCCGACCATAGCGGTCCTTGCCCACGGGTTCCATACCTTATATCCTTCCAAAAACAGGAAACTGTCGGAAAGGATACTTGATCATGGAGGTGCACTGATCACAGAATTCAATTCTTCCCGCAAACCGGACCGGGAGAATTTTATCCAGAGAAACAGGATCATTGCCGGATTATCGCCGGCAACGGTAGTTGTAGAAACTGCTTTCGGAGGAGGTTCTGTAAGTACAGCTACATTTGCCAACCAATATAACCGCGATGTCTTTGCCCTTCCCGGAAAAATTACGGATCCTTACAGCCAGGGCTGTAATCAGCTGATCTTTCAGCACAAAGCTTCTGCAATTTCTACGGTTAAGGACCTGATCGACCAGCTCGGTCTTAACCGTCCTGAAGAGAGAATGGAGGAATTATTTCCCTACAGCGCATTAACTGTTCAGCTAACTGAAATTCAGGAACTCATTTATGGGTGTATTAAAGAACATCAACCGATATCCCTGGACGATATGGCAGCATCCACAGAGCTCCCGGCATACCGGATTTTACCTGTTATTCTGGAATTGGAGCTTTTGGGGAAGATAAAAACGCTTTCCGGGAGGCAATTTACAGCAATCTGA
- the gdhA gene encoding NADP-specific glutamate dehydrogenase — protein sequence MEQYNIEQKIQEFIAKIEAKNPNEPEFLQAVKEVAVTVIPFIATKKEYTGMKLLERMAEAERIIIFRVPWVDDKGEIQVNRGFRIQMNSAIGPYKGGIRFHPTVNLSVLKFLAFEQVFKNSLTTLPMGGGKGGSDFDPQGKSDMEVMRFCQAFMTELCKHIGPETDVPAGDIGVGAREIGYLFGQYKKIRNEFTGVLTGKGLAYGGSLIRPEATGYGVVYFAEQMLKTIGQTFQDKTVTVSGFGNVAWGVIKKATELGAKVVTISGPDGYIYDKDGISGEKIDYLLELRSSGNNRAEDYAKKYPSAEFHAGKRPWEVKCDVAFPSATQNELDLEDAKILVENGCVCVTEAANMPSTLDAINYFLDNQVLFSPGKASNAGGVATSGLEMTQNSIRLNWTSEEVDARLKEIMIGIHKACRDYGKEENGYVNYVKGANIAGFVKVAEAMLAQGVV from the coding sequence ATGGAACAATATAATATTGAGCAGAAAATTCAGGAGTTTATTGCTAAGATAGAAGCAAAAAATCCTAACGAACCGGAATTCTTACAGGCGGTGAAAGAAGTGGCTGTTACTGTAATTCCGTTTATTGCTACCAAGAAAGAATATACCGGTATGAAGCTCCTCGAAAGAATGGCTGAAGCCGAAAGAATTATCATATTCAGAGTTCCATGGGTTGATGACAAAGGAGAAATTCAGGTAAACAGAGGATTCAGAATCCAGATGAATTCTGCTATCGGACCTTATAAAGGAGGAATCCGTTTCCATCCTACCGTTAACCTTTCCGTACTGAAGTTCCTGGCTTTCGAGCAGGTATTTAAAAATTCACTGACGACCCTGCCTATGGGTGGAGGTAAAGGTGGATCTGATTTTGACCCTCAGGGGAAATCTGACATGGAAGTAATGCGTTTCTGCCAGGCGTTCATGACGGAGCTGTGCAAGCACATCGGTCCTGAAACGGATGTACCTGCAGGAGATATCGGAGTTGGAGCCAGAGAAATCGGTTACCTGTTCGGACAATACAAAAAAATCAGAAACGAATTTACCGGAGTACTTACCGGAAAAGGGCTGGCTTACGGAGGATCGCTGATCCGTCCTGAAGCTACCGGATACGGCGTGGTATATTTTGCCGAGCAGATGCTTAAGACCATCGGACAGACATTCCAGGATAAGACCGTAACGGTTTCAGGTTTCGGAAACGTAGCCTGGGGCGTAATCAAAAAAGCGACCGAACTGGGTGCTAAAGTAGTGACCATCTCAGGACCTGACGGTTATATCTATGACAAAGACGGTATCAGCGGAGAGAAAATCGATTATCTGCTTGAACTGAGATCCTCAGGAAATAACAGAGCGGAAGATTATGCTAAAAAATATCCGTCTGCTGAATTCCATGCCGGAAAAAGACCTTGGGAAGTGAAGTGTGATGTAGCCTTCCCTTCTGCAACCCAGAACGAACTGGATCTTGAAGATGCTAAAATACTGGTTGAAAACGGATGTGTATGCGTAACAGAGGCTGCGAATATGCCGTCTACACTGGATGCGATCAACTACTTCCTTGACAATCAGGTACTGTTCTCTCCGGGAAAAGCGTCCAATGCCGGTGGAGTAGCCACTTCAGGACTTGAAATGACACAGAACTCTATCCGTCTGAACTGGACTTCCGAAGAAGTTGACGCCAGACTGAAAGAGATCATGATCGGGATCCATAAAGCCTGCAGGGACTATGGAAAAGAAGAAAACGGCTACGTAAACTACGTAAAAGGAGCCAATATCGCCGGCTTTGTAAAAGTAGCAGAAGCCATGCTGGCACAAGGTGTGGTATAA
- a CDS encoding YkgJ family cysteine cluster protein: MDLELYKKQALQKQGEHRKFLEGLKKKPPKNLDYIVQDAHEEVFEAIDCLGCANCCKTTGPLYTEKDIERISRHLRMKPADFEAKFLRTDEDNDKVLQHLPCFFLNDDNTCSIYDVRPKACREYPHTDRKKIYQINNLMIKNTVICPAAYEFVESMMTRIKK; encoded by the coding sequence ATGGATCTAGAATTATATAAAAAACAGGCGCTTCAAAAGCAAGGTGAGCACCGCAAATTCCTTGAAGGGCTTAAGAAAAAACCGCCCAAGAATCTTGATTATATCGTTCAGGATGCACATGAAGAAGTCTTTGAGGCTATTGATTGCCTAGGATGTGCCAACTGCTGCAAAACTACCGGCCCACTGTATACTGAAAAAGATATCGAACGGATCTCCAGGCATCTCAGGATGAAGCCCGCAGATTTTGAGGCTAAATTCCTCAGGACTGATGAGGATAACGATAAGGTATTGCAACATCTGCCTTGTTTTTTTCTTAATGACGATAATACATGTTCCATCTATGATGTCCGCCCTAAAGCATGCCGGGAATATCCTCATACGGATCGTAAAAAAATCTACCAGATCAATAATCTGATGATAAAAAATACGGTCATATGTCCCGCTGCTTATGAATTCGTAGAAAGTATGATGACAAGAATAAAAAAATAA
- a CDS encoding ion channel codes for MANGFRKKILQKSTENSGFGDRASGRFIKKDGLPNVERKGVSMLNRFSWYHTMLELSTFRFLSYLVVAYILVNLVFALVYYLIGVEHLTGIDKRDAINEFIDVFFFSSQTFTTVGYGRIAPVGFMASLVATFEAFLGLLTFAIATGLFYGRFSRPRAYLTFSDIALVAPFHNASALMFRLAPYKNNTLTNADVIVSAAIEVHENENHKSKFYSLKTHLSHINTLALNWTIVHAIDEDSPFYGFTEQDFKNTDIEIIIHVRAFDEVFSNTVVQRTSYVSDEIIYGAVFTPMYYPSKDKRSTILNLEKINEYTKAELPVLKEEK; via the coding sequence ATGGCAAATGGTTTCAGAAAGAAAATTCTTCAGAAGAGCACAGAAAACAGCGGCTTTGGGGACCGTGCGTCCGGAAGGTTCATCAAAAAAGACGGGCTTCCGAATGTAGAGCGCAAAGGAGTCTCCATGCTGAACCGTTTCAGCTGGTACCATACCATGCTGGAGCTTTCAACGTTCAGGTTCCTTTCATATCTGGTGGTTGCCTATATTCTGGTTAATCTGGTATTTGCGCTGGTGTATTATCTAATCGGTGTAGAGCATCTGACAGGAATTGATAAAAGAGATGCGATAAACGAATTTATCGATGTCTTTTTCTTCAGTTCACAGACCTTTACTACGGTAGGGTACGGGAGAATAGCTCCGGTAGGATTTATGGCAAGCCTTGTCGCAACGTTTGAGGCATTTTTAGGACTGCTGACATTTGCCATAGCCACAGGGCTTTTTTACGGACGTTTTTCACGTCCCCGGGCATACCTTACCTTTTCGGATATAGCTCTTGTTGCACCTTTTCATAACGCTTCTGCGCTGATGTTCAGGCTGGCTCCTTATAAGAATAATACCCTGACGAATGCAGATGTCATCGTTTCAGCGGCTATTGAGGTCCATGAAAACGAAAATCATAAGAGTAAATTTTACAGCCTGAAAACTCATCTAAGCCACATCAATACACTGGCCCTGAACTGGACAATTGTCCATGCCATAGATGAAGATTCTCCGTTTTACGGATTTACAGAGCAGGACTTTAAGAATACGGATATTGAAATCATCATCCATGTACGGGCTTTTGATGAAGTCTTTTCCAATACCGTCGTTCAGCGTACTTCTTATGTTTCAGATGAAATCATATACGGAGCTGTCTTTACTCCGATGTATTATCCTTCAAAGGATAAAAGATCTACCATACTGAACCTAGAAAAAATCAATGAGTATACAAAAGCAGAATTGCCTGTTTTAAAAGAGGAAAAATAA
- a CDS encoding group III truncated hemoglobin, with the protein MKKLETRHDIKHLVNSFYDKVVRDETIGFFFNDVARVNWDSHLPKMYSFWESILFGQMTYKGNPMGAHFPINELQAMEKHHFERWLELWISTIEEHFAGENADMAVYKAQNIAKLMAFKMELARSL; encoded by the coding sequence ATGAAAAAGCTTGAAACCAGACACGATATTAAGCATCTTGTCAATTCATTTTACGATAAGGTAGTGCGCGATGAAACCATCGGTTTTTTCTTCAATGACGTAGCGAGGGTAAACTGGGACAGCCATCTTCCTAAAATGTATTCCTTCTGGGAATCCATACTTTTTGGCCAGATGACTTATAAGGGAAATCCTATGGGTGCACATTTTCCCATTAATGAGCTTCAGGCGATGGAAAAGCATCACTTTGAGCGGTGGCTGGAATTGTGGATCAGCACCATTGAAGAACACTTCGCCGGAGAAAATGCGGATATGGCGGTCTATAAAGCACAGAATATAGCAAAACTGATGGCCTTTAAAATGGAGCTTGCCAGAAGTCTTTAA
- a CDS encoding calcium:proton antiporter has product MKPKEFLHYTYIFPVVAVLYYFSGLIGNGVVYDVIAGILLTGSVLSAVHHAEMVAHKVGEPFGTIILALCITIIEVALIISLMVAGGDQAITLARDTVFAAVMLILNGILGICILVGGVKYYEQFFARSSATTYLVSIVSILILTLVLPNFTSSVNGPFYNNAQLIFVSIACLVIYGIFLMVQTVRHRSYFVIPDEHPAEHYVPSMTKTMISFVFLVICLAIVVMMAKGLSSTIEDMVQSVGAPKSLVGVIIAAVVLLPEGLAAIRAARGNQIQSSLNLALGSALASIGLSIPAVSMVCIMYDIPLVLGLDKKDIILLSLSVFIVMLSLSRGKTNILYGTVLLVNLAAYIFTVIVP; this is encoded by the coding sequence ATGAAACCAAAAGAATTTTTACATTACACCTATATTTTTCCCGTAGTGGCCGTCCTGTATTATTTTTCAGGACTTATCGGTAACGGGGTTGTTTATGATGTGATTGCCGGAATCCTGCTTACCGGAAGCGTTCTTTCGGCTGTCCATCACGCTGAAATGGTGGCTCATAAAGTCGGGGAGCCTTTCGGGACCATTATTCTGGCGCTCTGTATTACCATTATTGAAGTGGCCTTAATCATTTCACTCATGGTTGCCGGGGGAGACCAGGCTATTACTTTGGCGAGGGATACTGTTTTTGCAGCGGTAATGCTCATTTTAAACGGGATTCTGGGGATCTGTATCCTTGTAGGCGGTGTGAAGTATTATGAACAGTTCTTTGCGCGCAGTTCAGCGACCACTTATCTGGTAAGTATCGTATCTATATTGATCCTGACACTCGTTCTTCCTAATTTTACCTCAAGTGTCAACGGGCCTTTTTACAATAATGCCCAGCTTATATTTGTTTCTATTGCCTGTCTGGTCATTTACGGGATTTTCCTGATGGTACAGACCGTACGTCACAGAAGTTATTTTGTAATCCCTGACGAACATCCGGCAGAGCATTATGTTCCCTCCATGACGAAAACAATGATCAGCTTTGTTTTCCTCGTCATCTGTCTTGCTATTGTAGTAATGATGGCGAAGGGCCTTTCTTCTACCATCGAAGATATGGTACAAAGCGTTGGGGCGCCGAAGTCTCTGGTCGGGGTCATCATCGCAGCAGTAGTCCTGCTTCCGGAGGGTCTGGCCGCTATCCGTGCCGCAAGGGGGAACCAGATCCAGTCCAGCCTTAACCTGGCATTGGGCTCTGCATTGGCGAGTATAGGATTGTCGATCCCTGCAGTATCTATGGTCTGCATTATGTATGATATTCCCCTGGTTTTAGGATTGGATAAAAAAGATATTATCCTCCTGTCCCTGTCCGTATTTATCGTTATGCTGTCATTGAGCAGGGGAAAAACGAATATCCTGTACGGAACGGTCCTGCTGGTGAACCTTGCTGCGTATATATTTACGGTAATTGTTCCTTAA
- a CDS encoding DUF6122 family protein produces MPDCFFWKTLVHYFLHLVFPVFIALIFYRKTWFRTYLILLATMLVDLDHLFADPVFDPSRNSLGFHFLHSYYAIAVYFLMLFFRGNIRIVAIGLLLHMITDFQDFNFWCH; encoded by the coding sequence ATGCCCGACTGTTTTTTCTGGAAAACCCTTGTTCACTATTTCCTGCATCTGGTCTTTCCGGTTTTTATTGCCCTGATATTCTACAGGAAAACCTGGTTCAGAACGTATCTCATCCTGCTGGCAACCATGCTCGTAGACCTGGACCATCTTTTTGCTGATCCTGTTTTCGATCCTTCCCGGAACAGCTTAGGATTTCATTTCCTGCATTCTTATTATGCCATTGCGGTGTATTTTTTGATGCTCTTTTTCAGAGGAAACATCAGGATCGTTGCCATCGGACTGTTGCTCCATATGATCACGGATTTTCAGGATTTTAATTTCTGGTGTCATTAA
- a CDS encoding DNA alkylation repair protein translates to MDSAVTNIREALAALAVPGKAVISQKFFKTGKGEYGEGDIFLGISVPDQRAVAKAFYPDVSLGEISQLLSSEYHEHRLTALFILVNRFQKSKIPSEKEGIANFYMSHLAYINNWDLVDSSSYPILGSYAYEYDRADLLRTLARSDHMWHKRIGIVATLYFIRKHSYELMKELVTHNLKYPHDLMHKANGWMLREMGKKAPDELIRYLDQYYLEMPRTCLRYAIEKLDEPLRQKYLKGKI, encoded by the coding sequence ATGGATTCAGCGGTTACTAATATCCGTGAAGCACTGGCTGCTCTGGCTGTACCCGGAAAAGCCGTGATCTCCCAAAAGTTTTTTAAAACAGGGAAAGGAGAGTATGGTGAAGGTGATATTTTTCTGGGAATATCGGTTCCGGATCAGAGAGCCGTAGCAAAAGCCTTTTATCCGGATGTCTCGTTGGGTGAAATCAGCCAGCTTCTTTCATCGGAATATCATGAACACAGGCTTACCGCTTTGTTTATCCTTGTGAACCGGTTTCAGAAATCTAAAATCCCATCAGAAAAAGAGGGTATAGCGAATTTTTATATGTCGCATCTGGCGTATATAAACAATTGGGACCTGGTGGATTCAAGTTCCTATCCGATTCTCGGCAGCTATGCATATGAATATGACAGAGCGGATCTGCTCCGGACATTAGCCCGTTCAGACCACATGTGGCATAAGCGCATTGGAATCGTAGCCACCTTATACTTTATTAGGAAGCATTCGTATGAACTGATGAAAGAGTTGGTTACTCACAACCTGAAATATCCGCATGACCTTATGCATAAAGCAAACGGCTGGATGTTGAGAGAAATGGGGAAAAAGGCTCCTGATGAACTGATCCGTTACCTTGATCAATATTACCTTGAAATGCCGAGGACCTGTCTCAGGTATGCCATTGAAAAACTGGACGAACCGCTGCGCCAGAAGTATTTAAAAGGAAAAATATAA